From a region of the Methanobacterium sp. genome:
- the nucS gene encoding endonuclease NucS encodes MKIKVKEKLESDELLDFINEALSKRAFLVIMACCRIKYRGRATSRLGSGDRTIIIKSDGSFLVHQDYNLEPVNWQPPNCKFQVKKENKLVYLTGVRRNPSELLEIEIHKTHLISYHIGKDSKTLELAGYEEDMRQMIFENPELIENGFRPTSREYSVSEGFIDILGKDKDGNLVVLELKSRRAGVNAVKQLKKYLDDFIDHKDFVRGILVAPSLTEDAQELLLKYQMEFKALEPPKELINSKNMTLDSFK; translated from the coding sequence ATGAAAATTAAAGTAAAAGAAAAACTTGAATCTGACGAATTACTCGATTTTATAAATGAAGCGCTATCTAAAAGAGCTTTTCTTGTAATTATGGCTTGTTGCAGAATAAAATATAGGGGTAGAGCTACAAGTAGGCTTGGATCAGGAGATAGAACTATAATTATTAAATCAGATGGCTCTTTTTTAGTTCATCAAGATTATAATTTAGAGCCAGTTAACTGGCAACCTCCAAACTGCAAATTTCAGGTAAAAAAGGAGAATAAGCTTGTTTATCTTACAGGAGTTCGTAGAAATCCGTCAGAATTATTGGAAATAGAAATCCACAAAACACATTTAATATCATATCATATTGGTAAAGACAGTAAAACATTAGAATTAGCCGGTTATGAAGAGGATATGCGGCAAATGATTTTTGAAAACCCGGAATTAATTGAAAATGGTTTCAGACCAACATCCAGAGAATATTCAGTCTCTGAAGGCTTCATTGATATTCTTGGAAAGGATAAGGATGGTAATTTAGTGGTTTTAGAACTTAAAAGTAGGCGTGCAGGTGTAAATGCAGTTAAACAGTTGAAAAAATATCTTGATGATTTTATTGATCATAAAGATTTTGTTCGCGGTATTCTGGTGGCTCCGTCTTTAACTGAAGATGCTCAAGAATTGCTTCTAAAGTATCAAATGGAATTTAAGGCTTTGGAACCTCCAAAAGAGCTTATAAATAGTAAAAATATGACTTTAGATTCTTTTAAATGA
- a CDS encoding flavodoxin domain-containing protein, whose translation MKALVVYGTRWGTATEIAQEISKVIKDEGIEADLVDARGLKNFDVSPYDLVVVGSGIKMGKWTKGSLKFLKNYKSDLASKKVALFVTCGAANKEDTQEEGWEKYLKKVAADNLVNPPVDLGLFGSVYDPDANHGLLFKFTNRFIKKDLEKQGIDTTKRQDYRDWDEIRAWAKGLVKT comes from the coding sequence ATGAAAGCATTAGTAGTTTATGGAACTAGATGGGGCACCGCCACGGAAATTGCTCAAGAAATAAGTAAAGTTATCAAAGATGAAGGAATAGAAGCCGACCTGGTTGATGCAAGGGGTCTAAAAAATTTCGATGTTTCTCCCTACGACTTGGTGGTAGTGGGAAGCGGAATTAAAATGGGTAAATGGACCAAAGGATCTCTTAAATTCCTTAAAAACTACAAATCTGATCTTGCAAGCAAGAAGGTGGCATTATTTGTCACCTGCGGAGCAGCCAACAAAGAAGACACACAAGAAGAAGGATGGGAAAAATACTTAAAAAAAGTGGCTGCAGATAATCTGGTCAATCCACCAGTTGATTTAGGGCTTTTTGGCAGTGTTTACGATCCTGATGCAAATCATGGTCTACTCTTTAAATTCACAAACCGCTTCATTAAAAAAGATTTGGAAAAACAAGGAATTGATACCACCAAACGCCAGGATTACCGTGACTGGGATGAAATAAGGGCATGGGCTAAAGGTTTAGTCAAAACTTAG
- a CDS encoding TIGR04083 family peptide-modifying radical SAM enzyme, producing the protein MAFHVMIIPTLGCPSECNYCWSSEEGSPVMSIEIVKEIVNWLKDFREEPVTFTFHGGEPLLAGFDFYNEALPLLSNKLSHLKPAFALQTNLWNMTDELAELFAEYNIPIGSSLDGPKELNDFQRGEGYYDRTIKGYEIAKSHNLKVSFISTFTNYSIDFKEDIFNFFLENGFKLKLHPALPSLRTENPGKWALDPEKYGELLIYLLDKYLENMDEIEIMNIDHLCKCVFTRRGTVCTFVDCMGDTFAVGPDGSIYPCYRFVGMPEYVMGNVCDHPTMEDLMKSDPAKLLEEFKDHVDTECKKCSYVRFCRGGCPYNALKINEKTNKAEINGVDSHCEAYKIIFKEITDRVNKEFLSSPGMMLFPGQKPEKTQKPGIMSIMLKNI; encoded by the coding sequence ATGGCTTTTCATGTAATGATAATCCCTACACTGGGCTGTCCTTCAGAATGTAATTATTGCTGGAGTTCTGAGGAAGGATCTCCTGTAATGAGCATTGAAATAGTTAAAGAAATTGTAAACTGGCTTAAAGATTTCCGCGAGGAACCAGTAACTTTCACATTTCATGGAGGAGAACCTCTTTTAGCAGGATTTGATTTTTACAATGAAGCTTTGCCCCTTTTAAGCAATAAACTGAGCCATTTAAAACCAGCTTTTGCTCTTCAAACTAATCTGTGGAATATGACTGATGAGTTAGCAGAACTCTTCGCAGAATATAATATTCCTATAGGTTCCAGTTTAGATGGTCCAAAGGAACTTAATGATTTTCAAAGGGGAGAGGGATATTATGATCGGACTATAAAGGGTTATGAAATTGCAAAGTCCCATAATTTGAAAGTAAGCTTCATATCTACATTTACAAATTATTCTATTGACTTTAAAGAAGATATTTTTAATTTTTTCCTTGAAAATGGATTTAAACTTAAACTACACCCTGCATTACCATCTTTACGCACTGAAAACCCTGGTAAATGGGCTCTTGACCCTGAAAAGTATGGTGAACTTTTAATTTATCTTCTGGATAAATATCTGGAAAATATGGATGAAATTGAGATCATGAATATTGATCACCTCTGCAAGTGTGTTTTTACCCGTAGAGGTACAGTTTGCACATTTGTAGATTGTATGGGTGATACTTTTGCTGTAGGGCCGGATGGAAGTATATATCCATGTTACCGTTTTGTGGGAATGCCTGAATATGTCATGGGCAACGTTTGTGACCACCCTACAATGGAAGATCTAATGAAATCTGATCCAGCAAAGCTTTTAGAAGAATTTAAGGATCATGTGGATACTGAATGTAAGAAATGTTCTTATGTGAGATTTTGTAGGGGAGGGTGCCCGTACAATGCTTTAAAAATTAATGAAAAAACAAATAAAGCAGAAATTAATGGCGTAGACTCCCATTGTGAAGCGTATAAAATAATATTTAAAGAGATAACTGATAGGGTAAACAAAGAATTCTTATCAAGTCCTGGGATGATGCTGTTTCCTGGACAGAAACCTGAAAAAACCCAAAAACCAGGAATAATGTCTATAATGCTTAAAAATATTTAA
- a CDS encoding LemA family protein, with protein MWNVIGFSIVVLIIVAFFAIIIGIYNSLIKLRNSVDNAWSQINVQLERRVDLVSNLVETVKGYSKHEKGTFKEVTQARSNLSDAETVKENEKANNQLTESLKSLFAVAEAYPDLKADESFESLLKQLSDTEDQIAYYRQLYNDIVWRYNNKCQMFPSNILANFFGFENERYFEIEESEKIVPKVNFSEEPVESQNI; from the coding sequence GTGTGGAATGTAATAGGCTTCTCAATAGTAGTTTTGATTATTGTAGCGTTTTTTGCTATAATTATAGGCATTTATAATAGCTTAATTAAGCTTAGAAATAGTGTAGATAATGCATGGTCTCAGATAAATGTTCAGCTTGAAAGAAGAGTAGATTTAGTGTCTAATCTGGTTGAAACTGTAAAAGGATATTCTAAACATGAAAAAGGTACGTTTAAAGAGGTTACTCAAGCAAGATCAAATTTATCAGATGCAGAAACTGTAAAAGAAAATGAAAAAGCTAATAATCAGCTTACAGAATCTTTAAAAAGTTTATTTGCAGTTGCAGAAGCTTATCCTGACCTTAAAGCAGATGAAAGTTTTGAAAGCTTACTTAAACAGTTGTCAGACACTGAAGATCAGATAGCTTACTACCGACAGTTATATAATGATATTGTATGGAGATATAACAACAAATGCCAGATGTTTCCAAGTAATATTTTAGCTAATTTCTTTGGATTTGAAAACGAACGATATTTCGAAATTGAAGAATCTGAAAAAATAGTGCCTAAAGTAAATTTTTCAGAAGAACCTGTAGAAAGCCAGAACATCTGA
- a CDS encoding DUF2769 domain-containing protein, whose translation MQESAQIRKKIEDSKENRKKCACPYCPSYPHDCDGEVLYCTKDNDCEINVNGCICNECSIYKEYKLKGIYYCNKHENRQNKFLIRKKKHGEDDQAYQNMLNIKDMAISGKSTVSSMGSLKKQPFSFNDIHFIPAQVNKIPLNADEHVNNEVLIGPKAKKPFKVSSPIMISGMSFGAVCKNVKLVIAKVARELEIAFNSGEGGILNEELEIARNQMIIQYSTGRFGINEKLLKSAAAVEIRFGQGAYPGKGSYLPADKITSEIAEIRGLKEGDAAYSPANHFDMKNPEEIKEKVFELRKITEGAPIGAKIGCGDIEKDIEVLVNSKVDFIALDGFGGGTGATDLYVRENVGIPIIAALPRAYKYLDELGVKDEISLIASGKLFDSADFAKCLALGADAVYIGTAALIAINCEQYRICYTGNCPTGIATQDPELMKQLNIEEGILKLSNFINISTEEIANFVRIVGKEDVNKLDKNDLISLNKDLSRITGVKWINGGIIFS comes from the coding sequence ATGCAAGAGTCTGCACAGATTAGAAAAAAAATTGAAGATTCAAAGGAAAACAGGAAAAAATGTGCATGTCCATATTGTCCAAGTTATCCTCATGACTGTGATGGAGAAGTTCTCTACTGTACTAAAGACAATGACTGTGAAATTAATGTAAATGGATGTATATGTAATGAATGTTCTATTTACAAGGAATATAAATTAAAAGGAATATATTATTGCAATAAACATGAAAATAGGCAAAATAAGTTTTTAATCCGTAAAAAGAAGCATGGTGAAGATGATCAAGCTTATCAAAATATGTTAAATATTAAAGATATGGCAATTTCAGGTAAAAGTACAGTGTCATCTATGGGATCACTTAAAAAACAGCCATTTTCATTTAATGACATTCATTTTATTCCAGCTCAAGTTAATAAAATTCCATTAAATGCAGATGAACATGTAAATAATGAAGTGTTAATTGGTCCTAAAGCAAAGAAACCATTTAAAGTTTCATCACCTATCATGATTTCAGGCATGAGCTTTGGAGCGGTTTGCAAAAATGTGAAATTAGTAATAGCAAAAGTAGCTCGTGAGCTTGAAATAGCATTTAATTCTGGCGAAGGAGGCATATTAAATGAAGAATTAGAAATTGCCAGAAATCAAATGATTATCCAGTATTCAACAGGAAGATTTGGGATCAATGAAAAACTACTTAAATCTGCCGCTGCAGTTGAAATACGTTTTGGTCAAGGCGCATATCCTGGTAAAGGTAGTTATTTACCTGCAGACAAAATAACATCTGAAATTGCAGAAATAAGAGGTTTAAAAGAGGGAGATGCAGCATATTCTCCAGCAAATCATTTTGACATGAAAAATCCAGAAGAAATAAAAGAAAAGGTCTTTGAACTTAGAAAAATCACAGAAGGAGCTCCAATAGGTGCAAAAATTGGATGTGGAGATATAGAAAAAGACATTGAAGTTTTGGTTAATTCAAAAGTGGATTTTATAGCTCTTGATGGATTCGGTGGAGGTACAGGTGCAACTGATCTTTATGTAAGAGAAAATGTGGGAATTCCAATTATTGCAGCACTCCCAAGGGCCTATAAATATCTCGATGAACTTGGAGTTAAAGATGAAATTTCACTTATTGCCAGTGGAAAACTATTTGATTCAGCTGACTTTGCAAAATGTTTAGCTCTTGGTGCAGATGCAGTTTATATAGGTACTGCAGCGCTTATAGCTATAAATTGTGAACAATACAGGATTTGTTACACGGGTAATTGCCCTACAGGGATTGCAACTCAAGATCCAGAATTAATGAAACAGTTAAATATTGAAGAAGGAATTTTAAAGTTATCAAATTTTATCAATATATCAACAGAAGAAATTGCTAATTTTGTAAGGATAGTAGGAAAAGAAGATGTGAATAAATTGGATAAAAATGATCTTATTTCACTTAATAAAGATTTATCAAGGATTACAGGTGTTAAATGGATTAATGGAGGAATAATTTTTTCTTAA
- a CDS encoding NAD(P)/FAD-dependent oxidoreductase, whose product MLIETDVLVVGAGPAGSSAAKHAALNGAKVLMIEKKSEIGAPKRCAEGVSKDGLIKLGIEPSSRWITSEIDGIRMVSPGGTDVWLTEDTVKLPEMGYVVERKVFDKFMAMDAARAGADIMLKTLAKGLEIKDGHAFVKAEKMGEEFEIKAKLVIGADGPESRVGRWGGLKTAIKPKHMESGAQFEMVGVEMQNPNALEFYFGSVAPGGYAWVFPKGDDIANVGLAVISTLTEKSAYEHLVEFAKTCPTTKNATAVELNIGGDPVGGILKKIATDNVMVVGDAAGMVNPLTGGGIISGMQGGLIAGEIAAAAIKEDDVSEKRLVEYEKRCEKELGESFDKYIKARDYLDSLADDELDSIAKALNEAEFERISTNELLKVLLKVSPKALLKLGKLF is encoded by the coding sequence ATGTTAATTGAAACTGATGTTTTAGTAGTTGGGGCAGGTCCTGCAGGTTCATCTGCGGCCAAACATGCAGCTTTAAACGGTGCAAAAGTCTTAATGATAGAAAAGAAGTCTGAAATAGGTGCACCTAAAAGATGTGCTGAAGGAGTATCTAAGGACGGATTAATAAAGTTAGGAATAGAACCAAGCAGCAGATGGATAACCTCAGAAATTGATGGAATACGCATGGTATCGCCGGGCGGTACAGATGTCTGGCTTACTGAAGATACAGTAAAACTTCCTGAAATGGGCTATGTAGTAGAAAGAAAGGTTTTTGACAAGTTTATGGCAATGGATGCAGCAAGAGCTGGTGCAGATATAATGTTAAAGACTCTTGCTAAGGGTTTAGAAATAAAAGATGGCCATGCATTTGTGAAAGCTGAAAAGATGGGCGAGGAATTTGAAATTAAAGCAAAACTTGTTATAGGTGCCGATGGGCCAGAATCGCGAGTTGGAAGATGGGGCGGACTTAAAACTGCAATAAAACCTAAACACATGGAATCTGGCGCTCAATTTGAGATGGTGGGCGTTGAAATGCAAAATCCAAACGCATTGGAATTCTATTTTGGAAGTGTTGCTCCTGGAGGGTATGCATGGGTATTTCCAAAGGGAGATGACATTGCAAACGTAGGTTTAGCAGTTATATCTACATTAACAGAAAAAAGTGCCTATGAACATCTTGTTGAATTTGCAAAAACATGTCCAACCACCAAAAATGCTACAGCAGTGGAATTAAATATAGGTGGAGATCCAGTAGGGGGAATACTAAAAAAGATAGCTACTGACAATGTAATGGTTGTTGGAGATGCAGCAGGAATGGTAAATCCGTTAACTGGCGGAGGCATAATAAGCGGTATGCAAGGCGGGCTTATTGCTGGTGAAATTGCAGCAGCAGCTATTAAAGAAGATGATGTATCTGAAAAAAGGCTTGTTGAATACGAAAAGAGATGTGAAAAAGAACTTGGGGAATCATTTGACAAGTATATTAAGGCAAGAGATTATCTTGATTCTCTTGCTGATGATGAATTAGATTCTATTGCAAAAGCTTTAAATGAAGCCGAATTTGAAAGAATTAGCACAAATGAGCTTCTTAAAGTGCTTTTAAAGGTTTCACCTAAAGCTCTATTAAAACTTGGAAAATTATTTTAA
- a CDS encoding TIGR04165 family Cys-rich peptide yields the protein MNIGNLSEECPKCGCMDKTIKRDIEREHRARATTGAVLCSECGHEFKSREECQEED from the coding sequence ATGAATATTGGCAATTTAAGCGAAGAGTGCCCTAAATGTGGTTGTATGGATAAAACAATTAAAAGAGACATAGAAAGAGAGCACAGGGCAAGGGCAACGACCGGAGCAGTGCTTTGTTCTGAGTGTGGACATGAATTTAAATCCAGGGAAGAATGCCAAGAAGAAGATTAG
- a CDS encoding cupin domain-containing protein, producing MIYKFKNADFIEKNHVKMHIYNNKEEFLQAAVVYQETEKGHLEEFYHEKSAFIYYILEGEGKWIIEDKEYEVKARDVVTIPPGKRFYFKGNLKQLCITAPAWDEKYEKHVKYIKE from the coding sequence ATGATTTACAAGTTTAAAAATGCAGATTTCATAGAAAAAAACCATGTGAAAATGCATATTTACAATAATAAAGAAGAATTCCTCCAAGCTGCAGTAGTGTACCAGGAAACAGAAAAAGGACATTTAGAAGAATTTTACCATGAAAAAAGCGCCTTTATCTACTATATCCTGGAAGGGGAAGGTAAATGGATAATTGAAGATAAAGAATATGAAGTAAAAGCTCGTGACGTTGTAACCATTCCGCCAGGGAAAAGATTCTATTTTAAAGGAAATTTAAAACAATTGTGCATTACAGCTCCAGCATGGGATGAAAAATATGAAAAACATGTCAAATACATTAAAGAATAG
- a CDS encoding 4Fe-4S binding protein: protein MIVKEWCMYCGECAGVCPRCLIEVGETSIKFDESSCKDCKICVQACPVRALVKE from the coding sequence ATGATAGTGAAGGAATGGTGTATGTATTGCGGAGAATGCGCGGGTGTATGCCCACGATGCCTAATAGAAGTAGGCGAAACAAGCATAAAATTTGATGAAAGTTCATGTAAAGATTGTAAAATATGTGTACAAGCATGTCCAGTTCGTGCTTTGGTAAAAGAATAG
- a CDS encoding MarR family transcriptional regulator, with product MKDSDTLKAEFNRERLDMEKYILVVLFLVQQRWGYIINKEFEKDQITTKQWLLLVTLGNAFDHPPSMQEMAEAMSTTHQNVKQLATRLESRGLLKIERDANNRRILRLKVTEECHKFWENRTEDDIKSITALFNGLEDIEIQNLFEIMAKMEKLSLNLYTEYKNL from the coding sequence ATGAAAGATTCAGATACTCTTAAAGCAGAATTCAATAGAGAAAGGTTGGATATGGAAAAATATATACTGGTTGTTTTATTTCTGGTTCAGCAACGCTGGGGTTACATAATCAACAAGGAGTTTGAAAAGGACCAGATAACAACTAAACAATGGTTATTGTTAGTTACATTGGGAAATGCATTTGATCATCCTCCATCTATGCAAGAGATGGCTGAAGCAATGAGTACCACTCATCAAAATGTGAAACAACTTGCCACTCGTTTAGAATCAAGAGGATTACTGAAAATCGAGCGGGATGCCAATAATCGCCGTATATTAAGATTAAAGGTTACAGAAGAATGCCATAAATTTTGGGAAAACAGAACTGAAGATGATATCAAATCTATAACGGCATTGTTCAATGGACTGGAAGATATTGAAATCCAAAATCTGTTTGAAATCATGGCTAAAATGGAGAAATTATCTTTAAATTTATATACAGAATATAAAAACTTATAA
- a CDS encoding CBS domain-containing protein, with the protein MLTSVQKEILQSLINLYRKSKGKSIKGEEIAEIMNRNPGTIRNQMQSLRSLGLVKGVPGPRGGYKPTIEAYHTLNITTSDNEKLVPIFKKGKKVGDLTVAKIEFTSIPHPGECEATIKVIGNIKQLDLGDKVRIGPTPVNKLVVNGMVVGRDDMDNFLLLDTTSIRSIPHKSVMQVASQNLITLEPNINIKEAASILSSNEIEGAPVIENNEVTGILTLSDITKAIAEGKESLKIVEVMSKHIITVEEDLMISDAIEIMNKKKIGRLIVVDTDKIPVGIVTRTDLLDKIAGLK; encoded by the coding sequence ATGCTCACATCCGTCCAAAAAGAAATATTGCAAAGCTTGATAAATTTGTACCGGAAATCAAAAGGTAAATCTATTAAAGGAGAAGAAATTGCCGAGATTATGAATCGTAACCCCGGAACTATAAGAAATCAGATGCAATCCTTAAGAAGTTTAGGGCTCGTAAAAGGCGTTCCAGGACCTCGTGGAGGATATAAACCCACTATTGAAGCTTACCACACCCTTAACATTACTACATCAGACAATGAAAAATTAGTGCCCATCTTTAAAAAAGGTAAAAAAGTGGGTGATTTAACTGTTGCAAAGATAGAATTTACAAGTATTCCTCATCCTGGAGAATGTGAAGCTACAATAAAAGTAATAGGCAACATTAAACAGCTTGATCTTGGTGACAAAGTAAGAATAGGCCCAACTCCAGTAAATAAGCTTGTAGTTAATGGTATGGTTGTGGGAAGGGATGATATGGATAATTTTTTACTCCTGGACACCACAAGTATAAGGAGCATCCCTCATAAATCTGTTATGCAGGTTGCAAGCCAGAACCTGATAACATTAGAGCCAAACATAAATATAAAAGAAGCAGCAAGCATCTTATCAAGTAATGAGATAGAAGGTGCTCCTGTTATTGAAAATAATGAAGTTACAGGAATTTTAACCTTAAGTGATATAACAAAGGCAATTGCAGAAGGTAAAGAAAGCTTAAAAATAGTAGAGGTCATGTCAAAACATATAATAACTGTTGAAGAAGACTTAATGATTTCAGATGCCATTGAAATCATGAACAAAAAGAAAATAGGCCGCCTTATTGTTGTAGACACTGATAAAATACCTGTTGGAATTGTAACCAGAACCGATCTTTTAGATAAAATTGCTGGTTTAAAATAA
- a CDS encoding UbiA family prenyltransferase, with protein sequence MLKTLIKSTRTAWASKNANAYLLALTYAYFSGTVITNPYQILEGLLLVSILWGALYSLNDLTDLEIDRRDYAKRNRAFIQDHVDKKWIVLFCGILIVSVFIISLTTLLPEFTIILGLMLLNQLAYTLPPLRLKETSLAPFTSTATNTVLRIASCCVLLGNVLIVPLSVYIFMYIASMGTYTMYKSKPVPASILGVIAGALLIYILLSGDMNYIQFAVAIVPAFLATIPLYLSLFTKKEEMVYIADKAYHQIANIFFLLCILIILF encoded by the coding sequence ATGTTAAAAACCCTTATTAAGTCCACAAGAACAGCGTGGGCATCTAAAAATGCTAATGCTTATTTACTTGCACTTACATATGCTTATTTTTCAGGAACTGTTATCACTAACCCTTATCAAATATTAGAAGGTCTTCTACTAGTTTCAATACTTTGGGGAGCCTTATACAGCCTGAATGATTTAACTGACCTTGAAATCGATCGTAGAGATTATGCTAAACGGAATAGGGCATTTATTCAGGATCATGTTGATAAAAAATGGATTGTTCTTTTTTGTGGAATTTTAATAGTATCTGTTTTCATAATTTCACTGACCACATTACTCCCTGAATTTACAATAATCTTAGGATTAATGCTTTTAAATCAATTAGCATATACATTACCTCCATTAAGACTTAAAGAGACATCATTAGCGCCTTTTACAAGTACTGCAACAAATACCGTTCTTAGAATAGCATCTTGCTGTGTTTTACTAGGCAATGTATTAATAGTGCCTTTAAGTGTTTATATCTTCATGTATATTGCAAGTATGGGAACATATACTATGTATAAATCAAAACCTGTGCCTGCAAGCATTCTAGGGGTTATAGCTGGTGCTCTTTTAATTTATATACTGCTTTCTGGAGATATGAATTACATTCAATTTGCAGTTGCTATCGTACCTGCATTTTTAGCCACGATCCCATTATATCTCTCTCTTTTTACAAAAAAGGAAGAAATGGTGTACATTGCAGATAAAGCATACCATCAAATAGCTAATATATTTTTCCTTTTATGTATATTGATTATTTTATTTTAA
- a CDS encoding cadmium resistance transporter produces the protein MVDIVLIFTSIMAFVATNIDDLFILTLFFANPNIKNAHVVIGQYIGILSLIMISLMGYFFKFIIPISFLGLLGIIPILIGIKAIINLKKNEKIHVDEMSQNKGFKSSSIFLVALVSFSNGGDNIGVYMPLFASMDLYQTLEVVGIFILMIGIWCFISHSLTNNEILRDKIKKYGHIIFPFVLIIIGLFIILK, from the coding sequence ATGGTAGATATAGTTTTAATTTTCACAAGCATTATGGCATTTGTAGCTACTAATATAGATGATCTTTTTATTTTAACGTTATTTTTTGCAAATCCAAATATTAAAAATGCTCATGTAGTTATTGGTCAGTATATAGGAATTCTATCTCTAATTATGATAAGTTTAATGGGATATTTCTTTAAATTTATTATACCTATATCCTTTTTAGGATTGCTGGGCATAATTCCCATACTTATCGGTATTAAAGCCATTATAAACTTGAAAAAAAATGAAAAAATTCATGTAGATGAAATGAGCCAAAATAAGGGATTTAAATCATCGTCAATATTTTTAGTGGCTTTAGTGTCTTTTTCAAACGGAGGAGACAATATTGGAGTTTATATGCCTTTATTTGCAAGTATGGATTTGTATCAAACATTGGAAGTGGTGGGAATATTTATTTTAATGATTGGAATTTGGTGTTTTATTAGCCATAGTCTTACAAATAACGAGATTTTAAGAGATAAAATCAAAAAATATGGCCATATTATTTTCCCATTTGTTTTAATAATCATTGGGCTGTTTATTATACTTAAATAG